One stretch of Arachis hypogaea cultivar Tifrunner chromosome 20, arahy.Tifrunner.gnm2.J5K5, whole genome shotgun sequence DNA includes these proteins:
- the LOC112783640 gene encoding alcohol acyltransferase 9, translated as MATTSVRVKEAVLVTPSDPTPTGILHLSALDSQLFLRFTVEYLFVYRRSSALDQPATVSRMKSALARALVPYYPFAGRVRSRPDVPSLEVVCRAQGALFIDACSDVYTANDFEKAPKTVTQWRKLLSLYVPDVLKGSPPLVVQLTWLADGAAAVGVGINHALCDGIGSAEFLNYFANLASQRFGPRDSDLKPKPVWDRHIMNPPSKKNERANTYNHPEFARVPDLCGFLNKVTTGLRPTSIVFNKRRINELKGVARYSSESSSSYTSFEVLAAHVWRSWARALGFPPNQQLKILFSINVRNRVKPNLPEGYYGNAFVLGCAQSSAKELVEKGIGYCSGLVKRAKERVDGEYVRRVSELVSEWRVSPDPVGVLIVSQWSRLGLERVEFMGRPIHVGPICWDRYCLFLPVRDETESVRVAVAVPAAAFDSYHRFIAESTS; from the coding sequence ATGGCAACAACCTCAGTGCGCGTCAAAGAAGCTGTGCTCGTCACACCTTCTGACCCCACACCAACTGGGATTCTCCACCTCTCCGCTCTCGACTCCCAACTCTTTCTTCGCTTCACCGTTGAATATCTATTTGTTTACAGGCGATCCTCTGCCCTCGACCAGCCTGCCACCGTGTCACGTATGAAGTCGGCATTGGCAAGGGCGCTCGTTCCGTACTATCCCTTTGCCGGCCGAGTTCGCTCCAGGCCGGACGTCCCCAGCCTCGAGGTAGTCTGCCGGGCACAGGGCGCACTCTTCATCGACGCCTGCTCTGATGTCTACACTGCCAATGATTTTGAGAAGGCTCCCAAAACGGTTACACAATGGAGGAAGCTCTTGTCACTCTATGTTCCCGACGTTCTCAAAGGATCGCCGCCACTCGTCGTTCAGCTCACGTGGCTTGCCGATGGAGCCGCCGCAGTTGGCGTCGGAATCAACCACGCCCTCTGCGATGGCATAGGAAGCGCTGAGTTTCTCAACTACTTCGCTAATTTAGCTTCCCAAAGGTTTGGCCCTCGCGATTCTGATCTGAAGCCCAAGCCCGTCTGGGATCGCCACATCATGAACCCGCCGTCAAAGAAGAACGAGCGGGCTAACACGTATAACCACCCTGAGTTTGCACGGGTTCCCGATCTCTGCGGGTTTTTGAACAAGGTCACCACCGGGCTCAGGCCCACCTCCATTGTGTTCAACAAGAGGCGCATCAACGAGCTCAAGGGAGTAGCCCGTTACTCGAGCGAGTCGTCATCATCGTACACGTCTTTTGAGGTGCTAGCGGCCCATGTGTGGAGGAGCTGGGCCCGAGCATTGGGCTTTCCACCAAACCAGCAACTGAAGATTCTCTTTAGCATTAACGTGCGGAACCGGGTGAAACCGAACCTTCCAGAGGGTTACTACGGGAACGCGTTCGTTCTTGGGTGCGCACAGAGCAGTGCAAAGGAGCTTGTAGAAAAAGGAATCGGGTACTGTTCGGGCCTGGTGAAACGGGCCAAGGAGAGGGTGGATGGAGAGTACGTTAGGAGGGTGAGTGAGTTGGTGTCCGAGTGGAGGGTGAGTCCTGACCCTGTTGGTGTGCTCATAGTTTCTCAGTGGTCTCGTTTGGGCCTTGAGAGGGTTGAGTTTATGGGCCGGCCCATTCATGTTGGGCCCATATGCTGGGATAGATACTGCTTGTTTCTTCCGGTGAGGGATGAGACGGAGAGTGTCAGGGTTGCCGTGGCTGTCCCTGCCGCCGCCTTTGACAGCTACCATCGCTTTATTGCAGAATCCACTTCATGA